Part of the Aciduliprofundum boonei T469 genome is shown below.
ATTTTGCTTATAATATTCAATGTAAACGCCCTCAATTATGCGTTATCCGGCAAAGATTATCTCTCGATGCCATGGTTATCATATTTTGGTGAAAATCTTAGCTATTTAGAGTGGTACCTCATTGGAATAATGAACTACTTGGTTTATTACATAATTCCACCGATTCTTGTATCTTATCTCATAGTATCTTGGCTCAGAAAACGCAAAGGAGTCAGAGAATTAACTGAGAAAGAAGCGAGAAGTGCAGAGCAGTTGGAGGAATTGGGCGGAGCAAACGTGTAAAAAGAGAGAATTATAGAAGGTCTTCAAACTCTTCAATAAGCTCTGGATATTTCTTCTGTACAGCTTCGAGTATGGCCCTTACTGATATTTCGCTAATATCTTCTTTTGAAACAACATCCATGAGCTTATTTAATGTATCATCGCTTAGCTCTGCAAGCTTCTCTTTAACGAACCAATTGCGTAGATGTTTCTTTTCCCATCTCTCCTTCACTTTGTTCTGATACTCTTCTAAGCACTCTTTGCTAGGATTGTTTATGCACTTGGCGGCTATCTCCCCAGCATATTTGCCGGATATACAGGCATTTGCTATACCTCCTCCTGTTATCGGATCTATTAGCCTAGCCGCATCTCCAACGAGCATTATACCGTTATCCACTATTCTCTTAGGCACAGGGCAAGTGGATACTGCGCCCGTAACTATCTGTATTATGCTCCCTTTATTGAGGTACTCATGCTTTTCTATGAAATCATCCATGTACTTCTTCACCTCTCCCTTGCTTTTTAACTTGTTTAAAGCCACACCGATGCCTACATTTGCCTCCTTTCTTCCCTTGGGGAAAATCCAGACATAGCCACCGGGGGCGCAAGAGCCGATGAAGAAATGGGTAAAATTCTCTTCAATGTCTATATTCGTCATCCTGTACTGGATGCAAGAGACTATATCCCTTTCCCTCAGCACAGTGTTTAATCCTGCCCATCTAGCAACTTGAGATTCGAAGCCATCGGCACCAATAACTATTTTTGCACGAACCTCAACTTTCTCACCGAATCTTCTCACAATCGCTCCACGAACATAGCCATCTTCTTTTATTATCTCCACCGCGGGGCTCTTTAGCCAGATTTCTGCTCCTTCCTGCGCTGCCAAGGATGCGAGGTACTTATCAAAGTACTCACGATTCAAAACGAATCCAACTTCGTTTCCAGCCTGCTCGGCAGATAGTTTTATTACACTCTTTTCATCGGGTGAATATATTTTTGCACCGTCTATTTCAGCATCTATCCATTTTTCTTGTGGTTCAATTTCAACCTCGTCCATCCATGCTCTCGATATACCTTCGGCGCAGCGCACGGGCACTCCTATCTCCGGTCTTTTCTCTATTAACAATACTTTGAGTCCATGGCGAGCTGCGTACCTAGCAGCCATGCTTCCCCCAGGACCGGCCCCTATCACCAAGACATCATACTCGTATCTCTTCATTCTGACCACCAATCCGCAGAGATGGCTCCCACTGGGCAGGCACGAATGCAGAACCCACATTTTATGCATTTATCTTCGTCTATTCTAACTATCGTTTCGTCAAGGAACATACAGTTCACTGGACATGAACCAACGCAGGCACCACAGTAATTGCATATTGCTGGATCAACATTCATCATGTTCATCCCTCTACGCCCACCACATTGCCATGTCTCTTTCTATATTCTTCGAGGCTAATTGAATACTTCTTCTCTATTTTCGTTCTGAATGTAGGCCCTGTGTTGTATGAGCAGAATGGTATTATGCTTGGATCTGGAGTTACATAGTGTATAACGCATCTGATTGTGCGCATTATATCGTAATTGTAAGCGTCCTGGAAGTGCATAGCCCCTATGAACATAGAATCCCAGTGCAATTTACCAAGTGAATCCTTGGTTCCCTGTTCAAACACTCCAACTATCTCTTTCAATTTGAAGCCTGTTGGGGCGTATTCCTTATCGTAATGCTTCTTTAGAATCTTGTAGAGAGTTAAAATGCTTCCGAGTTTGCTCTTCTTTTCAAATTTCTCCTCAAATGTAAGTGGTGCGAGATCCTCAATCAATCCCGGTATGTCTATGAACCTTGTTATAGGTATGTTTTTCTTCTTCTGGTAATCGTGGAATATGTATGTGGCAGCACCGCATGCTGGATGTGTGGTGAATGCTGGTTTTGGTTCTTTAAATATTTGCGATGCAATTTCTGAGAACAGAGCAGCAACTGGTATGGGGAAGAAATCCTGTTTCTCTATGAAATCTGTCTGCTCATGCAAATCCCTGATTAAATCTCCCGTTGTATAGCGCATCTTTAATAATTCTCCCTGAGGTATCCTTCCGGATAGGGATACTGGCTGGAAATTCACAGCACGAATAACATCCAAATTTTGTAAACCAAATTCCACAATCTTTCCCACTTCATCATCGTTTACACCCTTAACCACGGTAGGCACAAGTACAGTAGCCAAGGGCTTAGGTTTAACCTTGCGCAAATTCTCTATGGCTTTCATCTTCGTAGGTAGGAGATTCACGCCTCTGGCAGTGATATATGTGCTTTCTTTGAAACCATCAAATTGCAAATAAACGGTATGCATTCCAGCATCGGCCATCTTCTGAGCGAAATCTTTCTGATTTGCTATTAGAATTCCATTAGTTGCAACTTGAATTTGTGCGAATCCTAACTCTTTCGCTTTGCGGATAACATCGAAAAAGCGAGGGTATATTGTTGGTTCTCCACCCGCGAATTGTATGGCTGGTGTGGGTACAGGTCTCTCCTCACGCAAGAATTTCATCATCTTTACTACTGTATCAAAATCTGGTTCGTAAACATAGCCAGCTGCGTTTGCATTGGCAAAGCAAATTGGGCATCTAAGATTACATCTATTTGTCAAATCTAAATTTGCGAGAGCAGTATAAGAGTAATGTTTATCAGCATATCCGTTTAGAATTTTTGGGTATTCGGGACCAATACCATCCAATATCGTACCCCATTTTTCCATCCAGTACCAAACTTCTGCATCTCCGTAGTAGATATCTTTGAACTCTCCGTGCTCAGGGCAAGTTTTCTTGTACCAAATTTTTCCATTTTCCTCGTATATTGTTGCAGGTATTACTTTACCGCAAACAGGGCATATACTCTTCGTCTCTTTGGGCAACCCTTTTTTTAATTTTGAAGGTTGTATCACATACATAATGATCCCCGCATAGATAGATGGAGCATATATTTTAAAAATTTTGTAGTTTTTAGAGCTACAAACGAAATCTTCTTATCAATGGGGCGGAGAAGAGTATTGCGGCAGCTATGATTATTCCAATACCGAGGGACAATGCGTGGTCAATGGCATAATTTATTACATTTTGCACGCCCTGTACAACTGGATTTGAATTTGTAATTGGTATCGGGAGATAGATGTATGGATCCTGTATAATTGAACCGTTGGTGTTTTTAAATGAGAAGTAAAGAGATAGTTGAGAACCATCGTATTTATAAAATGTCCTTATATCATTTTGGTAATCCCACATGTATTTGAGAGAGACTTTATTATGACCGAAACCTATCATTCCTTTATGATCTTGTCCAAATCTATGCTCTTTAGCTTCTAAACTCCTATTCATTCTCGTCCAGTGATTGTTCGGATGGTTGCATTCGAAAACATGCGAATTATGGGATAGTAAGTCCCTATAACTCATATGCTCTTCAAGGAGAATGTATACATCTTTAACAGAACTTACTATCTTTGTATCGTATCTAATTGTGCTTCTATTTACATTAAAATCACCTTTTCGGTACGATTTATCTGCAATATAGAAATCTATTGTTATTTTTATTTTTGAATTTCTGTATTTTCCATGATTATGTGTGAATTCTATTGTTTTCCACATGGTTATCTTCGTGTAATTTCCCATAATATTGCTGTATCCACTAATTTTTTTTACTTCCATATTTTTTATACTCTCTCCTTTGAGTCCTTGAAGTTTGGAAATTTGTGGTCCTCCCACCAGATATATTTTGCTGAATTGCAGGTAGAAGTAATGTGTGTTATTTATGGATATTCTTACAGTAGCATTTTTCCCATCAAAAACTATGCTAACTGGAGACTGTGGGGTGGCAGCATGAGAACTGATGGTGAAGGATGAGAGAATTACGAAGATAACGGCGATTAGAGATAATAATCTTTTCACAATATAATGAGATAAAACCTTTGTTTAAATGGATTTTGGTACAATTTTCGAATCTTCGAAAAATGTACTAATGTTCGAATATTGTACCACAAATCGCTTATATACATCCAAGAATGAGCTATTTGGTGATGAAAATGAAGAGGGTATGGATATTATTACTGGCAATTCTTCTAGCTGTACCAGCTACGGCTAGTATTGCATCTGCCAGTGGGCATCAGCATGGGCATTCAGGATACCTTGGATACTTTGAGTACAGCAACGGAGAGGTTAAAGGCAAATTTGTAAATTTTCAAGTAAATTCCAAAAGTGGAGTAATTGAAAATTACACGGTGGGTAATACAACTATTTTTGAGAAGATATCCTATGAGAACAATACTATAGGACATATCAGAGTATCAGGAGCCAGATTTTTCTATTATGGAGTTGCATCTCCTTTTGGATGGAACAATACTCATAAAATGGGTTATATGTGGAGAGTAATAATGGTTCACGATAATCCTGTGGGCGTACTTCACATAGTAACTCATGGTCAAGATGTTATAAAATACCATCTTGCACAGGGGATAAATGCAACTC
Proteins encoded:
- a CDS encoding NAD(P)/FAD-dependent oxidoreductase; translation: MKRYEYDVLVIGAGPGGSMAARYAARHGLKVLLIEKRPEIGVPVRCAEGISRAWMDEVEIEPQEKWIDAEIDGAKIYSPDEKSVIKLSAEQAGNEVGFVLNREYFDKYLASLAAQEGAEIWLKSPAVEIIKEDGYVRGAIVRRFGEKVEVRAKIVIGADGFESQVARWAGLNTVLRERDIVSCIQYRMTNIDIEENFTHFFIGSCAPGGYVWIFPKGRKEANVGIGVALNKLKSKGEVKKYMDDFIEKHEYLNKGSIIQIVTGAVSTCPVPKRIVDNGIMLVGDAARLIDPITGGGIANACISGKYAGEIAAKCINNPSKECLEEYQNKVKERWEKKHLRNWFVKEKLAELSDDTLNKLMDVVSKEDISEISVRAILEAVQKKYPELIEEFEDLL
- a CDS encoding DUF362 domain-containing protein — protein: MNMMNVDPAICNYCGACVGSCPVNCMFLDETIVRIDEDKCIKCGFCIRACPVGAISADWWSE
- the tes gene encoding tetraether lipid synthase Tes — encoded protein: MYVIQPSKLKKGLPKETKSICPVCGKVIPATIYEENGKIWYKKTCPEHGEFKDIYYGDAEVWYWMEKWGTILDGIGPEYPKILNGYADKHYSYTALANLDLTNRCNLRCPICFANANAAGYVYEPDFDTVVKMMKFLREERPVPTPAIQFAGGEPTIYPRFFDVIRKAKELGFAQIQVATNGILIANQKDFAQKMADAGMHTVYLQFDGFKESTYITARGVNLLPTKMKAIENLRKVKPKPLATVLVPTVVKGVNDDEVGKIVEFGLQNLDVIRAVNFQPVSLSGRIPQGELLKMRYTTGDLIRDLHEQTDFIEKQDFFPIPVAALFSEIASQIFKEPKPAFTTHPACGAATYIFHDYQKKKNIPITRFIDIPGLIEDLAPLTFEEKFEKKSKLGSILTLYKILKKHYDKEYAPTGFKLKEIVGVFEQGTKDSLGKLHWDSMFIGAMHFQDAYNYDIMRTIRCVIHYVTPDPSIIPFCSYNTGPTFRTKIEKKYSISLEEYRKRHGNVVGVEG